A stretch of Priestia aryabhattai DNA encodes these proteins:
- a CDS encoding RNA polymerase sigma factor codes for MCGEELQDYLNQVLAYLLKNGVNRQDAEDITQEVALKYLEKQEMVDPEKIKAWMFRVALNKRCDLGRRKMVKDRYTSSYKEEPIMYTPIQQVLRNEEAAECQAILNKLNPKYRNLLLLKYGFGFKYEEIAELLNMQMTTLKSALYRARKYFVKGYNEVI; via the coding sequence ATGTGCGGCGAGGAATTACAAGATTATTTAAATCAGGTGCTGGCTTATTTATTAAAAAATGGTGTGAATAGACAAGACGCCGAAGATATTACGCAAGAAGTAGCATTAAAGTATTTAGAAAAACAAGAAATGGTCGATCCTGAAAAAATAAAAGCTTGGATGTTTCGCGTCGCATTAAATAAACGGTGTGATTTAGGAAGGCGTAAAATGGTGAAAGACCGCTATACGTCTTCTTACAAAGAAGAGCCCATTATGTATACGCCTATTCAGCAGGTGCTCAGAAATGAAGAGGCAGCTGAATGTCAGGCGATTTTAAATAAATTGAACCCTAAGTATCGCAATTTACTTCTGTTAAAATATGGATTTGGATTTAAATATGAAGAAATTGCCGAGCTATTAAATATGCAGATGACTACGTTAAAATCAGCTCTTTACCGCGCGCGCAAATACTTTGTAAAGGGATATAATGAAGTCATTTAA
- a CDS encoding DedA family protein — MIDQLIGAINQLGYGYFFFIILVGANLTPIPDPVYIMLAGSQATSPSVQYIPAFILTYSGMMLSLYLKFLIASLFSAQALALLKRPRWEKNVMKVERTIQEYGSHAIIASYFLPGMRHVMPFFLGASGMKHRQYIKVSFSFGFIWTLALFIFGSFFNTTSSYTDVIEITLAFCAISLIIYAVQRRKIRKKQQ; from the coding sequence ATGATTGATCAGCTTATCGGAGCCATTAACCAATTAGGCTACGGATATTTCTTTTTTATCATTTTAGTCGGAGCAAACCTTACTCCAATTCCTGACCCAGTATATATTATGCTTGCAGGCAGTCAGGCTACATCTCCATCCGTTCAGTATATTCCAGCTTTTATACTTACTTATAGCGGCATGATGCTTAGCTTATACCTTAAATTTTTGATAGCCAGTCTTTTTTCAGCTCAAGCGCTTGCGCTATTAAAACGCCCGCGATGGGAAAAAAATGTGATGAAAGTCGAGCGAACGATTCAAGAATACGGATCTCATGCCATCATCGCAAGCTACTTTTTACCAGGAATGCGACATGTGATGCCTTTTTTTCTCGGAGCGAGCGGAATGAAGCATCGTCAGTATATTAAAGTCTCATTTTCTTTCGGTTTTATTTGGACGCTGGCTTTATTTATTTTCGGTTCCTTTTTTAATACAACATCTTCTTATACTGATGTGATTGAGATCACTTTAGCTTTTTGTGCGATCAGTTTGATTATCTATGCCGTTCAGAGACGAAAAATACGAAAAAAACAGCAGTAG